Genomic DNA from Danio rerio strain Tuebingen ecotype United States chromosome 22, GRCz12tu, whole genome shotgun sequence:
catttctgagtattttacagtactattAAACATAAGTCTACACAAAACACCTAGAAATAGTTTCTCTACTTAATTATTCATGTCAAGCTGGACATTAGTATGGGACAGCTCATACATATAGGCCAGGCCAAAGTCTAAATTTACCTCACACAACTTATTCTCATCATAAAGTCTGCATAAACTCCATTATTGATCATTTCTCATGTTTGTTTCATATGTAATGACATTTATACATGTGTTTTAAGTGCCCAATACAGTAATTTCATCATGTTTAAACCTCAGAAAGCTGTGGTGTTTGCTGACAGTCTCACCGTTTGAGTTTCCCTCAACCTTAGTAGTAGTAGAGGGACCTTCAAGGGCTGAACCGGCCTCTACGGCCACTGTCCGGCCCTCTTCGTCCAGCCTGGGACAGAAGCTGGAGAAGTTGTCGAGTCTCTCCACGCAGAAACCCGCGTCTTCTTTCTTTCCTCCAACACACACAGATGTTGTTGCCGCCATCGCGTGGTCAAATGCAGGCAGTGTGTGTTCACTCAAGTTTTCACTCGTGTGTTCACTCATAACGTGTTTATATCGACAGATATCCATAGATTTAGTCAAACTTTGTAAACGCGAACAAACAATACTTCTTCAAAACTCTCAACTGAAGCGAGTGACGAGAGCGAGCAGTTATGTTCTATTGAGTGACGTCATTTATGGAATGGACATTCTCTTGGCGGTTTATTTTGAAATGTTCAGTTTATTGCTCAAATCTCCAAAACGGCAAAGATGAGTATAAATATGAGACAATAAGACTGTTTCTGTACCTGAATCTGGGTCATAATCAATAAACAACAGCCCACCACATGTTCTGCTgcctcagaaataataaatagctCATCAATGTCAAAACGCTAGCCAATCAAATCCAAGAAGGCGGGCTTTACAGTTCGCAgagaagttatttatttatttttttatttattttaaaaaatgataaataatttccaataatacaaaattattacGACTAAgttaagaaatatataaaatgtaagaaTCAGTGTGTTTTTGACACAATTTCCAATACTAAATATTAACACAACACTGGAAATACATATTGGCATTTTATAAAGGAATAAAAAAGGGCaatacacacaaatattaaactatttatatatatttttttatttctttataaataaaGGGATATAgttcattaatttaataaatttttttgtcggcttagtccctttattaacccggggtcaccacagcggaatgaaccaccaactaatccagcacgtttttaaacagcatatgcccttccagcggcaacccatctctaggaaaagaGATATAGTTCTTTGTGATTTTtggtaatttttaattaaaaaaaaaaaaaataaataagtaaaaacatagaaataaataaataaataaataaatatcagtataAATAAATCCTGCTCTTCGTTTTAATACTCGGCACACATTCGCGCATGCAATTTTAGGGATCATCTGCGAGTTACATCTTCAGAACCAAAACGCACAGTAACACAAAGCAGAAATAAACTTCTAGGTTTATTTATGGGTTCCAGTAAATGGTTAAAGGCCAGAAATGACTCactacaggtgagattttacTCAAATTTTCATTCATAGTTTTACAGTTGACAATTTTTGaagagaaatatttacagtaattcatCCAACTGTAATTTTGAGATTTTTAAAGGTGTAGTACTCTTGCAGAGGCCTGAGATTTCACCTATTAtctattcatatttttacagtagttttttttacagttaaaatgaaacattcaattaaatgtttttttaaactgtgttttGTAAAGGACTTGATTCATGCTTTAACTGAGAAACTCTTCATGATGTAAACTGTACATGGGTATTGTGTGTTTATTAGTCTATATTCAGTGCTTATATTCAGACTATTCCTGCTTGATTTAAAATCACATATAGACAGAGGAGAATGTGACGTTGAATTGGTAAAACCTCTGTTTAATTATCATGGAGAAGCAtatttctgttgaacatcatCATGTTTCAGGTTTACTGTTAATATCAGCAGAGCTTTAACTCGACTTTACACGTTTCTCCTGCTGCTTTGTGTTCAGGCATCAAATAaaccctcatcatcatcatccatgtgctgagtgtgtgtgctgatggAGAGAGGATGAACTGGGTCAGAAGAGTGCAAAGGTCAGTCAATAATAtgaacaaaatgtaaacaaaactgAACCTTTAAGACTTTGTATTGTATGAATTAGGCTTCGACTGCATGAAATGATATAAAAGGGAAGTGCcatcagcttgcatcataaaggttgCATCTAGATACTATTGCAAATTGTGGGCCCTGGTGTCTTTAAAACAGCCCTTACTTTAGGCAGTCAAAGCAAAGTTCATTCAAATAACTCTTTTGAAAATTCACAGACAGACAACAGTGTTATTAAAATGATGCCGATCACAGATATCCGTAAAAAATGTGCATGGCTGACCAAGACTTGCATTGACAAAACAGTGCTATACTGTAGGTGTTTCATGTCATGTTTTGACTTTATTCTTGACTTTATTATTCTCACATTATTTAGTTTTAAGTATATTTTTctcaatttatttaattgtgattTTATTATTCTGGAACTGTTGTTTTACCTTTATTCTCTGTATTTTCACAATGTGTTGACAGTTAATCTcgtttaaacttttattaaaataatttagttttggctacatggtggtgcagtgggtagcacgttcgcctcacagctagaaagtcgcaggtttgagcctcggctgagtcagttggcatttctgtgtggagtttgcatgttctccccatgttcacctGAGTTTCCTCCGGAGTGCTCTggttatgctggataagttggcggttccttctgctgtggtgaccccagattaacaaagggactaagccgaaaataaaaagAATAGATGAATTAGATTTTACTTTTTctcaaattattttcttttgacttttactttattttgacaATTATTCTTCAATTATGTGATATCAACTCTATtctcaaacatatatatttattcattattctcgatatgttttatttcaacttttttctcaagttattttatttagattttattattctTGAAATGTTGACTTAATTTTAGAATaataatgttgaaattaaataaattgaaattaattTCTTTCgactttttccacaattttgtTTCGACTTATTTATGCTCAATTTATTTAGTTTCTACTTTTTTATTCTCAAATTTGGCTTTTGTGactctataaatataaatatacatttattttctataaacGCTTTGACTTGAAACACTGCTGctctaaatgttttgttttcattgttgtcaatatatttgttttgattttattctCAGAACATTTAGTTTTGTCTTTATTATTCTCTAATCATTCTGAATATTATTCTTGTAATGTTTTGACTTAttcttgaattattattatttttatattcttgaAATTAACACTATAAACTCAAATTTTTTTGTTCCAACTTTATTATTCTCAATAATTTTCCTCATATTCTTATTCTCAAATAATTTTGCTTTCACTTTTCTTTAATTCTCTAATGTGGCTTTCGTGACCTCTTGATGTTTCTCTGTTTCTtgctgattttgtttttgtctaaatgttgttttttgtctttattattcCCAAATTATTGGTTTTGACTTTTTTATTGAtctcaaataattttgttttgacTATTTTTCTTGAAATTATtctaatttattattcataaaatatttaaatatttgatgacattggaaataactataataactataaataagcgactaagctgaaggaaatgaatgaatgaatgattaaatgtgtcgacattattattttcaaaatgtttttttatttattctccaCACAATATTTAGTTTTGACTTGAAAAAATAAACTAGAGAAATAAAAGAAACTCTTTAATGATCGAGTGTAAATCTTCACAGATTCTTGTCAAAGCAACATCAAGACACCTTGTCCACCACAGATCAGTGTGTTCACCAACGCTTTACTGACTGAAATCCACACAAAGCAAGTTACAGATGACTCCAGATGCTTTTACACATAATCAAGAAGGTTTTAGGTTTCTCACATTTGTAAAGGACTAAACAAATACATTCATTATTTTCTTCTTTAAACAATCCTCAACATCTGATCAGTGAAGTCAGCAGatctcctgaaacacacacacagcactgtcTATACTGGAGAGTCATCAGATCTACTGTACTCTACTGTATCCTGCATtgctgtgtttgggtgttttccacATGCTGACAGATGTTTTAGAGGAATCATCACACATTATGACTGTACACAGACATTTCTCTTGTCATATGTgaatattttaaagatgaatcTTATAtaagatgtttcccagagatgggttgcagctggaagggcatccgcaacgtaaaacatatgctggataagttggcagttcattccgctgtggtgatcctagattaataaagggactaagccgacaagaaaatgaatgaatgattatattcAATAGTTTCTGTATAAACTGATAAAACCTTCAACAAATcagattattaaatattttattataattttatgatATTTACCTGCTGTTATTTAGACTATTTTTACTATAATCGTGTTAAAATCAGCAAACTGTGATACTGATGTGGAAACCCTGATTCATTATTCATGATTCATGATTTTAGGAATTTGAGTAAGAATTAttctttataaaattatatattgaattaatattttacatgtaAATAAGCAACaattgtaaaaactaaaaataaatctttattgtgacttttgattcatttattgtaaatttcCTGAAACATTGATATTCTGATATTCAGATCAACACACTCATATTGACCTGATTAAATATTAGAGACATGATGAAAACAGGAAGATCCAGAACTACAGCTGTAATCTCACTGAACACTGGACGCTAAAATCTGTAGAGAGAATTCACAGCAGAAGAAAGGGTAGACGGTATCAGTGAAGGTGGTTGTGTAAGTGTGTAGATGTTTGTTCTTTACAGGATCAGAGAAAGACACTGTTCCTCTGTCATAATCCAGATCAACTCGCACTCGATCAAGGGCCTGATCAACACGAAAACCAGACACTCTAGACCATCCATAACACACACACCAGACATCAGAGTTAAAGAAACCCCATCCCTTCCTCTGGTGTGATGCTGTTGTTACTCCAAGAATCCAGTATTGACTCTCTTTAACCTCCACGATCCAGCAGTGTTTTCCTGAGTTAAAACCCTCTGAACCCAAAACACAGAGACAACGGTCAAATCTCTCTGGATTATCAGGAACTGATTGTTTGATTCCTCTGTATGTCACTCTGGTCAGATCATCAGACAGGTGGAGACATTGATGTGCCGTGTTTGGATCCAGGATGACAGGAGCTGAAGAGACACAATCAACAGCTGCTGTTATTCTGATGTTCATATAATGATCAATCACAGATTATTCTGAATTATGACACTCGTCTGTTGATCAAACACATCAGACATTTTCCTCTCATCACTGTCAGtgttattagtttattatcagTGTTTAATGCAGCAGAGGCAAacattacgtgtgtgtgtgtgtgcgtgcgtgtgtgtgtgtgtgtgtgtgtgtgtgtgtgtgtgttgtaagaaAATCTCTGTGCAGATTCATGAAAATCTTTAGAAAGAATATTAGTAATTAAATGTCAGACATGATTCTCTTCATCACAATAGGACACATGAACATGATTCAGATctgttaaaataatacaaaatacattattaatacattatttacaagtggttttggtgcatttctcacagcactatttacatttacacaacagttcatgcatttctctaAACTATTAGTCTGTTCTGCACAtcacagtagcagtttctcattccttccagcaAACTGCAGATGCTTTTAGACGTGCATCACCTGCTTTCAtaaactctctgctgtttataacatgatcatctgcttatgtcacGTCAGTCAACATGAACTacacttgtgaatgctgaatagtcaatCCATAttaaactaacagtcctcatttcattactggaGTCATCACAGACAAACATGCTGAACTAgagtcaaaatctgtcaagatCATTTTATTTCTTgtaaatgttttctaaattgaGCAATTTGATGACTGATTTACTGTCCTGTGTGTGTTGCAGGTTCAGTTTCAATATGTCCTGcagtattgtttacagttgtgcacagctctacccagaGGAAGTTGATCAGCTGATTACTTAAAGCTTTAGTTTTTACAGAAGGAGAAATTAAACCGCTTCAGCTGAATGAACATGGAACTCAAGCTTCTGTGTAGTTCTGTGTTAATTCAGCTCGAGCTGTTTAGCTTCACCTCCACTATGATCTTGACTTTCTCCAAGCTGAATCAGTCCAgcgcttctgtgtgtgtgtgtgtgtgtgtgtgtgtgtgtgtgtgtgtgtgtaagagctcAGACTCACTGTACTGGACAATGTCCTGCATCTTCTTCCAGACTCTGAACGGCAGGTTGCCCAAGTAGCGAGACACATGAATCAAAGCTCCAGAAGGCATCTGTGGATCCGGCTGTGAGATCTGGACTCTGGAGGAACATTCAGGAGTCAGAACTGCAGTGGCTTTGACTTCAGAAGCAGAGAAACCAGCAGATCACTCACCTTTCCATTGAGACTGGAAACTcctgcagaacaaacacacaactgATCATCAACAACTCAAtcaatcatcaatcaatcaatcactgatCTGAAATCAGACCTTCAGAAAGCAGACGTCATTGGCTTTCAGCATCTCCTCCGTGTCTTTGATCGTGTGTGAAAGAGCtgagatgtgtgtgttcatctcctCCAGCTTCTCCTTCATCATCTGCTTCTTCTGCTCCTCTTCCTCCCTCAGTGCAGTGATTGTAGCTTCTTCTTCATCTCGGAGAAACTGATGAAGCTTCTCAAACTGCTGTTTAATCTGACGCTCTGTGTGCTCAGCTTGAGCCTGAAATCAAACCACATTCACTTCAGTCATCTCAGACGCTTTCTGGAGCAGCATTCTGGGAACGCCATTGTCAGTGCAggattgaattaaattaaaattaaattgtattatttaatgatCAAATATCAGCTGTTTTATGATCAATCCTCACCTTGATGTGTTGAGCCGTTTTCTCAAACTCTCTCTTCATCTCTTCATTAAGTTTACATTTCTCCTGTAAAGACTTCAGTGCTGTATTGAGCTCCTCCTAGAGGTAAAAGTCCAGATAGAGTGATAATGCATTCAGAAAACACAGAACAGACAAAAAGGTCCTGAGAAATACACGTGTCAAACACAACTTTAATTTCATTGTCAGGTATAATGTGTCTCACCTTCTTTGCTGGAGCCATTTCACTGATGGGTCTGAATGTGTGTTTGAGGTGTTTCTCTGAATCTCTGCACACTAAACACACAGGCTGTTTGTCCTCCAGACAGAAGAGTTTGAGTTTCTCACTGTGTAAACTGCAGATCTCCTCAGATCCTGATGAACGGCTCTCATTTCTTTCCTTCAGGAACGACTCACAGACATTTTTTAATCCCAGATTAATTGGAGGATAGTCTTTTGAGGATCTTCTCCTGCAGACGGGACACTCCTGAGTATTCTTGCTGATCCAAAACTGTTGAAGACACTCTTTACAGAAACTGTGACTACACGACAAAAGAACTGGAGTCTTGAAGATATCCTGACACACAGGACAAGTTAAATCATATTCAGTTAAAGAAGACATTTTCACTGTTCCAGCAAGTTTACTTTCACTTTCCAAATGTTTTCTAAGAGAGAAAAACCAAAAGAATCACAGATCTGCAGAAATCTGTACAGAAATAAATCCTCAATAATCCGTTTTCCTCTTTGTTCTTCACTGATTCCTGTTTGATTTTGTCCAGAAATGCAGAAGAAAGTTTGAGAAAGAAGTGAAATGATCATTCATCGAGTCTCTTCCTGCTGAGTGTGTCAGTGGGTGGAGCAGTTCATGGTTGTCTTTAGGTTGTGCAACAGCTCAGACAGGAACATCAGAACAGAATGCTCACAAACACAgactaaacaataaaataaacagttttaaccTCCTTCATTTTCTTCAAATCCTGATGTCAGTATAGTTTCTTCACATGCTGAAGTCACAGTTATtaacaaatgtctgattttgatGCTGATTTTCAGAGTTTTGTAATCATAAATCTAACCGAGGAGACATTCACAACAATTTCCCCATTCTTAGAAATAAAAAACTTACTCAAATTGTGGTTTCAGAAAAGAGGTtgagtgaaaactcagagtattttaaccctgaaatgagagaaactctgggttttccgtttcagaatggcaggtttgttaaactggagaaagcagggtaagtcaagcctgtttctgaaagagaggtaactttggCCATGTCTACACTAATCCGCATAAATATGAAAATGGAGTTTTCCTCTAAAACTGTTCATGTCCACACTGTCGTTTCTATTCGTTTTCCAAAACGttgtcatccacactgaaacgacTACAAATGCTTTCACcctgtactgcgcatgcgtgaaacGTAAGACGCTTCGGCATTTCCGCCTGACGTTTATTATTTCTTTCCGGCTCTTTGAAACATTGCGGCAAAATGTCAAGGAAAAGCACAGAGTTTTTTTAATGGACTGACTTTAAATGGAGTTGCTGCGTCGAGTAACACATGAACACAAAGTCGCAAAAGAGAGTGAAAATGTAGACTGGGAGACGGGCCAAAACAAATACGCTGATATACTGGACCGCTTTAAAGAACAGTATCCTGCTGATGACGCTGCTTACCCTCACAGTAAGGGCGACATCACTAAACTCATAATCACAACGAAATT
This window encodes:
- the si:dkey-37m8.11 gene encoding BBOX and DUF4200 domain-containing protein translates to MSSLTEYDLTCPVCQDIFKTPVLLSCSHSFCKECLQQFWISKNTQECPVCRRRSSKDYPPINLGLKNVCESFLKERNESRSSGSEEICSLHSEKLKLFCLEDKQPVCLVCRDSEKHLKHTFRPISEMAPAKKEELNTALKSLQEKCKLNEEMKREFEKTAQHIKAQAEHTERQIKQQFEKLHQFLRDEEEATITALREEEEQKKQMMKEKLEEMNTHISALSHTIKDTEEMLKANDVCFLKEFPVSMERVQISQPDPQMPSGALIHVSRYLGNLPFRVWKKMQDIVQYTPVILDPNTAHQCLHLSDDLTRVTYRGIKQSVPDNPERFDRCLCVLGSEGFNSGKHCWIVEVKESQYWILGVTTASHQRKGWGFFNSDVWCVCYGWSRVSGFRVDQALDRVRVDLDYDRGTVSFSDPVKNKHLHTYTTTFTDTVYPFFCCEFSLQILASSVQ